One genomic segment of Drosophila melanogaster chromosome 3R includes these proteins:
- the Gr85a gene encoding gustatory receptor 85a translates to MYSLIEAQLLGGKLVNRVMASLRRIIQRSLGYFCALNGILDFNTDIGTGNLRRYRVLFMYRLLHNFAVISLTLKFLFDFTDHFKYIESSTLITVNFFTYFTLVFFALLSSMGSCYQWQNRILAVLKELKHQRDLSRHMGYRVPRSKQNSIDYLLFALTVLLILRLSIHLATFTLSARMGFNHPCNCFLPECMIFSMNYLLFAILAEITRCWWSLQSGLKMVLLNRQLSTVAFNLWEIERLHTRFQCLIDLTSEVCSIFRYVTLAYMARNLWSGIVAGYLLVRFVIGNGLQDVELVYLVFSFITCIQPLMLSLLVNSMTSTTGSLVEVTRDILKISHKKSVNLERSIEWLSLQLTWQHTHVTIFGVFRINRSLAFRSASLILVHVLYMVQSDYISITN, encoded by the exons ATGTATAGCCTGATTGAAGCCCAGTTGCTTGGCGGAAAGTTAGTGAACAGGGTCATGGCTTCTCTAAGGAGAATTATTCAACGCAGCCTGGGCTACTTTTGTGCCCTTAATGGAATCCTGGATTTCAATACGGATATTGGGACAGGAAATTTGCGCAGATACCGCGTCCTTTTTATGTACCGTCTATTGCACAACTTCGCGGTTATCAGCCTGACGTTAAAGTTTCTGTTTGATTTCACGGaccattttaaatatatcgAAAGTTCCACGTTGATAACTGTTAACTTTTTCACATATTTTACATTGGTCTTCTTTGCGCTGCTTAGCTCCATGGGATCGTGCTACCAATGGCAAAATAGAATCCTTGCAGTTCTGAAGGAGCTGAAGCATCAAAGGGATCTGAGCAGGCACATGGGATACAGGGTGCCAAGGAGTAAACAGAATTCCATTGACTACTTGTTGTTCGCACTCACCGTTCTTCTGATCCTTCGTCTCAGCATCCATTTGGCCACGTTTACGCTTAGCGCCAGGATGGGGTTCAATCATCCCTGCAATTGCTTCCTGCCGGAGTGCATGATCTTTTCCATGAACTACCTGCTGTTCGCCATCCTAGCTGAGATAACCCGCTGTTGGTGGAGTTTGCAGTCGGGTCTGAAGATGGTACTCCTGAATCGGCAGTTATCAACGGTCGCCTTCAATTTATGGGAGATTGAGAGGCTGCACACCAGGTTTCAGTGCTTAATTGATTTAACCTCAGAAGTGTGTTCCATCTTCAGGTATGTCACTCTCGCCTACATGGCACGCAATCTTTGGAGTGGCATTGTGGCGGGATATCTTTTGGTACGCTTCGTTATCGGTAATGGATTGCAGGACGTTGAGCTTGTGTACCTGGTTTTCTCTTTCATTACCTGTATCCAACCATTGATGCTCTCTCTCTTGGTGAATAGCATGACCAGCACAACAGGATCATTAGTGGAGGTGACCAGGGATATCTTGAAAATATCCCACAAGAAAAGCGTGAACCTGGAACGAAGT ATCGAATGGCTGTCGCTGCAATTGACTTGGCAGCACACGCACGTCACTATCTTTGGCGTATTTCGCATAAATCGCTCTTTGGCTTTCCGGAGTGCATCACTCATCCTGGTCCACGTGCTCTACATGGTGCAATCCGACTATATTTCGATAACCAACTGA